A single window of Coffea eugenioides isolate CCC68of chromosome 7, Ceug_1.0, whole genome shotgun sequence DNA harbors:
- the LOC113777075 gene encoding uncharacterized protein LOC113777075 produces MRVFPFSLKDFAKDWLYYLPPDSITTWDQLKKKFLDKYFPASRATSLRKEICGIKQHPGELLYDYWERFKKLCIKCPQHQISKQLLIQYFYEELLFRDKSIIDTVSGGVLVNKTPRAAWELIEGMAEKSQQFGTREDVPIRKVNEVETSSIQQQLTELTSFVRQLAIGNASQTKVYGICTSMGHSTEMCLMIQEESAEQVNMAGHAPTPRKAYDPYSNTYNAGWRDHPNLIYGGNMQCNFVSNRQQGYQQQYQPRPPPSPKSSPSLEEIMKQLMATTAQHQQKTDFELHNIRNQMSQMQSMQNQMNQMAITINCLESQVQGKLPSQSELNPKNDKDEEKIENEFGKEDNSGTNPKVLPDPIITVKINPPPFPSRLEKSRKQDKEKEILEVFRKVQINIPLLDAIKQVPKYAKFFRDLCVNRRWLRGDERVIVGENVSVILQRKLPPKCGDPGSLKETEIIIQLTDRTNAYSNELVEDVLVRVNELVFPADFYVFDMDDDHSPDPSFLMTRRYLSDMTCPRHVVWRAHGQKDFHPHDAPHHVVWRAHGQKGSCLFDVPASRLRER; encoded by the exons atgagggtATTCCCCTTCTCCTTGAAGGATTTTGCAAAAGACTGGCTATACTACCTACCACCAGatagtatcaccacgtgggaccaaCTGAAGAAAAAGTTCTTAGACAAGTATTTTCCCGCCTCTCGAGCTACAAGTCTAAGAAAGGAGATTTGTGGTATCAAACAACACCCAGGAGAGTTGCTTTATGATTACTGGGAACGATTCAAGAAATTATGCATCAAGTGCCCCCAGCACCAAATAAGTAAGCAGTTGCTCATACAATATTTTTACGAGGAGCTACTTTTCAGAGACAAGAGTATAATTGATACTGTGAGTGGAGGGGTTCTGGTGAACAAGACCCCTCGAGCAGCGTGGGAGCTAATTGAAGGAATGGCGGAGAAATCACAGCAATTTGGTACGAGAGAGGATGTCCCGATACGCAAGGTGAATGAAGTAGAGACATCCTCTATCCAACAACAGTTGACTGAGTTGACTTCTTTTGTTAGGCAACTGGCTATAGGAAATGCATCTCAGACCAAGGTGTACGGGATTTGTACTAGTATGGGTCATTCTACAGAGATGTGCCTAATGATTCAAGAAGAAAGTGCAGAACAAGTAAATATGGCCGGTCACGCGCCCACGCCAAGAAAGGCCTATGACCCGTACTCAAATACGTATAACGCGGGTTGGAGGGACCATCCCAACCTCATCTATGGAGGGAACATGCAGTGTAATTTTGTGTCAAATAGACAACAAGGGTACCAGCAGCAGTACCAACCCCGACCACCTCCGTCACCAAAATCTAGTCCATCTCTGGAGGAGATAATGAAACAACTGATGGCTACCACTGCGCAACATCAACAAAAGACGGACTTCGAACTGCATAACATAAGAAATCAAATGAGCCAGATGCAATCCATGCAAAATCAGATGAACCAAATGGCCATAACAATCAACTGTTTGGAGTCCCAAGTCCAAGGTAAATTGCCGTCTCAGTCTGAGTTGAACCCAAAGAAC GACAAGGATGAGGAAAAGATCGAGAACGAGTTTGGGAAGGAGGACAACAGTGGCACAAATCCAAAAGTACTCCCCGACCCAATCATTACAGTCAAGATTAACCCGCCTccctttcctagcaggttggagaaatcaagaaaacaagataaGGAGAAGGAGATCTTGGAGGTGTTCCGCAAGGTACAGATTAATATCCCCCTTTTAGACGCAATCAAACAAGTGCCGAAGTACGCAAAGTTTTTTAGGGATCTGTGTGTCAACCGAAGGTGGCTTAGGGGAGATGAAAGGGTCATTGTAGGGGAGAACGTGTCCGTAATCTTGCAGAGGAAGCTCCCACCGAAATGCGGGGATCCAG GTTCATTAAAAGAAACTGaaataataattcaattaaCTGATCGAACAAATGCATACTCTAATGAGTTGGTCGAGGATGTGCTGGTTAGAGTTAATGAATTAGTATTCCCAGCTGACTTTTATGTATTTGACATGGATGATGACCATTCTCCCGACCCCTCG TTTTTGATGACTCGTAGGTATCTCTCTgacatgacgtgcccgcgtcatgtCGTATGGAGAGCTCATGGTCAGAAGGATTTTCACCCTCATGACGCCCCACATCATGTTGTATGGAGAGCTCATGGTCAGAAGGGTTCTTGCCTTTTTGATGTGCCCGCGTCACGTTTGCGGGAAAGATAA
- the LOC113777076 gene encoding putative late blight resistance protein homolog R1A-10 has translation MGKTTLANRVYNSPSVMSHFHIRAWCIVSQAYSMHNMLVQILGSIESGKLEQYQKVDEDDLAVKLKQVLLRNKYLLVLDDLWDAKAWNLLERSLPDDDNGSRILITSRLQNLSLQFKPDSKIQHLRHLTDEESWNLLQKKLFGKEGCPPRLSRVASQIAKSCRGLPLTIVLVAGILANTAEDYWEEVTKSLTSSIVLDDKYCMKTLELSYSHLPDDLKPCLLYFGAFKEDEDVPVQRLLWLWISEGFMRKTEGKRLENVADDYLRNLVDRSLVMVSKQRSTGGAKACRVHDLVHEFCVKKAKEENFLHVLHSWNDLTGPSSLLRVCDQNAMNLMIWEVALKFPNVRSLLLFKEDDLGFWFPKLLRVLDLGELEFVAFFPMEVLLLAHLRYLALCTRGVNFIPAAIANLSRLQTFLLRGNTSDCLLPKTIWNIKTLRHLWTTNAAVGFIFPVENLEVSPGLIHLDTLSLAIDPSSQSLQKILKKLPNIRRLRCKMTESREEPTRIGDGILVFDWLSKLESLNLLFFDGYGFQFPLNLKKLTLFCNQQLWSEISTIGKLPKLEVLKLLEDSVSGEEWEMKEEGFPKLRVLKLSHLWNFRSWTASSDNFPRLEKLVVRDCPMLEEVPSCLGECPTLEMIEVRECRKSVASSVKQIQQEQRDMGNESLKISIEDWGDEWSSSEEEEESESRSLETESISSQGV, from the coding sequence ATGGGTAAGACCACATTAGCTAATAGAGTTTACAATTCTCCATCAGTAATGTCGCATTTCCACATTCGTGCTTGGTGCATTGTTTCTCAAGCATATAGCATGCACAACATGTTAGTTCAGATATTGGGTAGTATTGAATCAGGGAAACTTGAGCAATATCAAAAGGTGGATGAAGATGATTTGGCTGTAAAGCTAAAACAAGTTTTGTTGAGAAATAAGTATCTCTTGGTTTTGGATGATTTGTGGGACGCTAAGGCTTGGAATTTGTTGGAGAGATCATTGCCCGATGACGACAATGGAAGCAGGATTCTCATCACGAGCAGATTGCAGAATTTGTCTCTACAATTCAAACCTGATAGCAAGATTCAACATCTCCGCCACCTTACCGACGAAGAGAGTTGGaatttgctgcagaaaaagctATTTGGCAAAGAAGGTTGTCCACCAAGACTAAGTCGAGTTGCATCTCAAATAGCAAAATCTTGTAGGGGCTTACCTCTCACGATTGTCCTTGTTGCTGGAATTCTTGCTAATACTGCAGAAGACTACTGGGAAGAAGTTACAAAGAGTCTAACTTCCAGTATTGTCCTTGATGACAAATACTGCATGAAGACACTTGAGCTGAGTTACAGTCATTTACCAGATGATTTGAAGCCATGCCTTCTTTACTTTGGTGCATTTAAAGAAGACGAAGATGTTCCTGTCCAAAGGTTGTTATGGCTCTGGATCTCTGAAGGATTCATGCGAAAGACTGAAGGAAAGAGATTAGAGAATGTGGCAGATGACTACTTGAGGAACCTGGTTGATAGAAGTTTAGTTATGGTTTCCAAACAAAGAAGTACGGGTGGTGCCAAAGCCTGCCGAGTTCATGATTTGGTACACGAGTTTTGTGTGAAAAAAGCCAAAGAAGAAAACTTTCTGCATGTTTTGCATAGTTGGAATGATCTTACTGGCCCAAGCAGCCTCCTCCGAGTTTGTGATCAAAATGCCATGAATTTGATGATTTGGGAGGTAGCTCTAAAATTTCCCAATGTACGCAGTTTGTTATTGTTTAAGGAGGATGATTTGGGGTTTTGGTTTCCTAAACTTCTAAGAGTGTTGGATTTGGGGGAATTGGAGtttgttgcattttttcctATGGAAGTACTTCTGCTTGCTCATTTGAGATACTTGGCTCTTTGTACTAGAGGAGTAAATTTCATCCCAGCTGCAATAGCAAACCTCTCGAGGTTACAAACTTTTCTGCTACGAGGAAACACCTCTGATTGTTTGTTACCGAAGACTATCTGGAATATTAAGACATTGAGACATTTATGGACTACAAATGCCGCTGTTGGTTTCATTTTTCCTGTTGAAAATCTTGAAGTATCCCCAGGCTTAATTCATTTAGACACTTTAAGCCTTGCCATTGATCCCTCCTCTCAAAGCTTGCAAAAGATACTGAAAAAGTTACCAAACATCCGCAGGCTAAGATGTAAGATGACGGAATCAAGAGAAGAACCTACCAGAATTGGCGACGGGATTCTCGTGTTTGATTGGTTGAGTAAACTAGAATCACTTAATCTGCTTTTCTTTGACGGATATGGATTTCAATTTCCattgaatttgaagaagttgaCTCTCTTTTGCAATCAGCAACTGTGGAGTGAAATCTCAACAATTGGAAAGTTGCCCAAACTTGAAGTGCTTAAATTACTCGAAGACTCCGTCTCTGGGGAAGAATGGGAAATGAAAGAAGAGGGGTTCCCTAAGCTCCGAGTCTTGAAATTGTCACACTTGTGGAACTTTCGCAGCTGGACTGCATCTTCTGATAATTTTCCCCGTCTTGAGAAATTGGTTGTGCGCGATTGTCCGATGTTGGAAGAGGTGCCTTCTTGTTTAGGGGAATGTCCGACTCttgaaatgattgaggtgagaGAGTGTCGCAAGTCTGTTGCAAGTTCAGTGAAGCAAATTCAACAAGAACAGAGAGATATGGGAAATGAGTCTCTAAAGATCTCAATTGAAGATTGGGGTGATGAATGGAGTTCCagcgaagaagaagaagaatcagagTCCAGATCCTTAGAAACAGAGTCAATCTCCTCACAAGGAGTCTAA